Proteins co-encoded in one Trueperaceae bacterium genomic window:
- a CDS encoding class I SAM-dependent methyltransferase, giving the protein MPDDDPHAPSPEPPGVLPGSEADATPFWEREATVRRFADMPADERTLRELAGLRGARVLDVGCAGGRNAVALADAGLDVYALDASAAMVRETRRRLAAHVPDPEARVHHGPFEDLGRYPAASFDAVLAIGVLHIQPSIRAWRATARRIARLLAPGGRLLLSHFTPNPAPGHDPPAPVPGAPHLYDDVMRHRRTLLLTPAEADAELAAVGLVPRVATVEGPMTSVTGHAITRLDGDYVRRDAPAAPPQEVPR; this is encoded by the coding sequence GTGCCCGACGACGACCCCCACGCTCCGTCCCCCGAACCGCCCGGCGTCCTGCCCGGATCCGAGGCCGACGCCACCCCCTTCTGGGAGCGCGAGGCGACCGTCCGCCGCTTCGCCGACATGCCGGCCGACGAACGCACGCTGCGCGAGCTCGCCGGCCTGCGCGGCGCGCGGGTCCTGGACGTCGGCTGCGCCGGCGGGCGCAACGCCGTCGCGCTGGCCGACGCCGGCCTCGACGTGTACGCCCTCGACGCCTCCGCCGCGATGGTGCGCGAGACCCGGCGGCGGCTGGCGGCGCACGTCCCCGACCCCGAGGCCCGGGTCCACCACGGGCCGTTCGAGGACCTCGGGCGCTACCCCGCCGCGTCCTTCGACGCGGTCCTGGCGATCGGCGTGCTGCACATCCAGCCCTCCATTCGGGCCTGGCGCGCCACCGCACGCCGGATCGCCCGGCTCCTCGCGCCCGGGGGGCGGTTGCTGCTGAGCCACTTCACGCCGAACCCCGCCCCCGGACACGACCCGCCGGCGCCGGTCCCCGGCGCCCCCCACCTGTACGACGACGTCATGCGCCACCGCCGCACGCTCCTCCTCACGCCGGCCGAGGCCGACGCGGAACTCGCCGCCGTCGGCCTCGTCCCGCGCGTGGCCACGGTGGAGGGGCCCATGACGTCGGTCACCGGGCACGCCATCACGCGGCTCGACGGCGACTACGTCCGCCGCGACGCGCCCGCCGCGCCCCCACAGGAGGTCCCCCGATGA
- a CDS encoding ABC transporter substrate-binding protein → MNTRSPLHALRTGALAVVLAVVLATLALPAALAQQADAEPARGGTLVVAMFDTVAHLNPAITTGGSVHAVADSIFDGLVRLDADGTPRPALAEAWEVLEDGRIYRFHLRDDVTWHDGEPFTARDVRVTFEEILLRFHTRTRGGLGDLLEEIRTPDAHTVEFVFDAPYAALLQRLDVSEAPILPAHLYEGRDPLTHEANRAPVGTGPFVFERFRRDDRIDLVRNDAYFRDGLPYLDALTFRIIPDPVTRMLALERGEVDHVLGFPASEVARAGDDVVVRTVPHSAGGSFCQFKLAFNLDRAPFDDARVRRAFAHAVDRATLLERVAFGQGRVATGPISSDLDAWHADDLPTYPLDPARAETLLDAAGLPPDADGVRLEADFLHFPMFTRHAETIRQDLAQVGVDLRMVALDRASYVARVYGDRAFDVGFISSCNNADPSIGVAPMHVSSNVAPAPFSNAPGYRDAEVDRLFAEAATDPDPERRRALYDAVQHRLVEDLPYLWLIERRYHQASTPAVRGVETHRTSAFTRTWLDR, encoded by the coding sequence ATGAACACCCGATCCCCCCTCCATGCGTTGCGGACGGGCGCCCTCGCGGTCGTCCTCGCGGTCGTCCTCGCGACCCTCGCCCTCCCCGCCGCCCTCGCGCAGCAGGCCGACGCCGAACCCGCGCGCGGCGGCACGCTGGTCGTCGCGATGTTCGACACCGTCGCGCACCTGAACCCCGCCATCACGACCGGCGGCTCCGTGCACGCCGTCGCCGACTCGATCTTCGACGGCCTCGTCCGCCTCGACGCCGACGGCACCCCCCGCCCCGCGCTCGCCGAAGCCTGGGAGGTGCTCGAGGACGGCCGGATCTACCGCTTCCACCTCCGCGACGACGTCACCTGGCACGACGGCGAGCCGTTCACCGCCCGCGACGTGCGGGTGACGTTCGAGGAGATCCTGCTGCGCTTCCACACCCGGACGCGCGGCGGGCTCGGGGACCTTCTGGAGGAGATCCGCACGCCCGACGCGCATACCGTCGAGTTCGTGTTCGACGCGCCGTACGCGGCGCTACTGCAGCGCCTCGACGTGAGCGAAGCGCCGATCCTCCCCGCCCACCTCTACGAGGGGCGCGACCCGCTGACGCACGAAGCGAACCGCGCGCCGGTCGGGACGGGCCCGTTCGTCTTCGAACGCTTCCGCCGCGACGACCGCATCGACCTGGTCCGCAACGACGCCTACTTCCGGGACGGCCTGCCGTACCTCGACGCACTGACCTTCCGCATCATCCCCGACCCCGTCACCCGCATGCTGGCCCTCGAGCGGGGCGAGGTCGACCACGTGCTCGGCTTCCCCGCGAGCGAGGTGGCGCGGGCCGGCGACGACGTCGTCGTGCGCACGGTGCCGCACAGCGCGGGGGGGTCGTTCTGCCAATTCAAGCTCGCCTTCAACCTCGACCGCGCGCCGTTCGACGACGCCCGCGTCCGCCGGGCGTTCGCGCACGCCGTCGACCGCGCGACGCTCCTCGAGCGCGTCGCCTTCGGGCAGGGACGCGTCGCGACCGGCCCGATCTCGAGCGACCTGGACGCCTGGCACGCCGACGACCTGCCCACCTACCCGCTCGACCCCGCGCGCGCAGAGACCCTCCTCGACGCGGCCGGCCTCCCGCCCGACGCGGACGGCGTCCGCCTCGAGGCGGACTTCCTGCACTTCCCGATGTTCACCCGCCACGCCGAAACGATCCGCCAGGACCTCGCGCAGGTCGGGGTGGACCTCCGCATGGTCGCCCTCGACCGCGCCAGCTACGTCGCGCGGGTGTACGGCGACCGGGCCTTCGACGTCGGCTTCATCAGCTCCTGCAACAACGCCGACCCGTCGATCGGGGTCGCGCCGATGCACGTCTCCAGCAACGTCGCGCCCGCCCCGTTCTCGAACGCCCCCGGCTACCGCGACGCGGAGGTCGATCGGCTGTTCGCCGAGGCGGCGACCGACCCCGACCCCGAACGACGGCGCGCGCTGTACGACGCGGTGCAGCACCGCCTCGTCGAGGACCTGCCCTACCTGTGGCTGATCGAACGCCGCTACCACCAGGCGTCGACGCCGGCGGTGCGCGGCGTCGAGACGCACCGCACGAGCGCCTTCACCCGCACCTGGCTGGACCGCTGA